A region from the Nocardioides coralli genome encodes:
- a CDS encoding ATP-dependent zinc protease family protein, with translation MAVSDAAPPSNTIAGWREWVSLPGLGVPWVKAKLDTGARSSAIHAFDIHEFDRDGEAWVRYSIHPWQRSGVDAVDCESRVVAQRHVRSSSGHTQERYVVNLDVSLVGRVVSAEVTLSRRDEMGFRMLVGREALRGSFLVDSGRSYLGGRPERAVRRQNRGR, from the coding sequence GTGGCTGTCTCCGATGCTGCCCCCCCATCCAACACCATCGCAGGTTGGCGGGAATGGGTGAGCCTCCCCGGTCTCGGGGTCCCCTGGGTCAAGGCGAAGCTCGACACCGGCGCGCGCTCCTCGGCCATCCACGCCTTCGACATCCACGAGTTCGACCGCGACGGCGAGGCCTGGGTCCGCTACTCGATCCACCCGTGGCAGCGCTCCGGCGTGGACGCCGTCGACTGCGAGAGCCGCGTGGTCGCGCAGCGGCACGTGCGCAGCTCGTCCGGCCACACCCAGGAGCGCTACGTGGTGAACCTAGACGTCTCACTCGTCGGCCGGGTGGTCTCGGCCGAGGTGACGTTGAGCCGTCGCGACGAGATGGGGTTCCGGATGCTCGTCGGCCGGGAGGCGCTGCGCGGCTCCTTCCTCGTCGACTCGGGTCGCTCCTACCTCGGCGGACGACCCGAGCGCGCCGTACGCCGTCAGAACCGGGGCCGTTGA
- a CDS encoding succinylglutamate desuccinylase/aspartoacylase family protein yields the protein MPRESFGIGNVRVRSGSSRALEIPITRLVTGADVSLPVRVVHGRDDGPTVWVSAAIHGDEVVGVEVIRQVLAALDPKTFRGTLIAVPIVNVLGFMNGDRYLPDRRDLNRSFPGSARGSLASRIAHLFMEEVVAHSEVGIDLHTGSDRRSNLPQVRADLDDPRTHQLAEAFAAPVMLHARVRDGSLRWAARERGATVLLYEGGENLRLDEYAIEPAVAGVRRVLAALDMIDPVAPADHEPSIECRSSGWVRARRTGILTLDAHLGQQVTEGDRLGALVDSFGRTLRLVRANRTGIVIGRTEAPLVNSGDALVHIGS from the coding sequence ATGCCGCGCGAGTCCTTCGGGATCGGCAACGTCCGGGTCCGGTCCGGCAGCTCCCGCGCCCTCGAGATCCCCATCACCCGGCTGGTGACCGGGGCCGACGTGAGCCTCCCGGTGCGGGTGGTGCACGGACGCGATGACGGGCCGACGGTCTGGGTCTCCGCTGCCATCCACGGCGACGAGGTGGTCGGCGTCGAGGTGATCCGGCAGGTTCTCGCCGCCCTCGATCCCAAGACCTTCCGCGGCACGCTGATCGCGGTGCCCATCGTCAACGTGCTGGGGTTCATGAACGGCGACCGCTACCTCCCGGACCGGCGCGACCTCAACCGGTCCTTCCCGGGCTCGGCGCGCGGCTCGCTCGCGAGCCGGATCGCCCACCTGTTCATGGAGGAGGTCGTCGCCCACTCCGAGGTCGGGATCGACCTCCACACCGGGTCGGACCGTCGCTCGAACCTGCCGCAGGTCCGGGCCGACCTCGACGACCCCCGCACCCACCAGCTCGCCGAGGCCTTCGCGGCGCCGGTGATGCTGCACGCGCGCGTGCGTGACGGGTCGCTGCGCTGGGCGGCCCGCGAGCGGGGCGCGACCGTGCTGCTCTACGAGGGCGGGGAGAACCTGCGCCTCGACGAGTACGCGATCGAGCCCGCCGTCGCCGGCGTCCGCCGGGTGCTCGCGGCGCTCGACATGATCGACCCGGTCGCCCCGGCCGACCACGAGCCGTCCATCGAGTGCCGCAGCAGCGGCTGGGTCCGCGCCCGGCGTACCGGCATCCTCACCCTCGACGCCCATCTGGGCCAGCAGGTCACCGAGGGGGACCGGCTGGGCGCGCTGGTCGACTCGTTCGGCCGCACGCTGCGCCTGGTGCGCGCCAACCGCACCGGCATCGTCATCGGCCGCACCGAGGCGCCGCTGGTCAACTCCGGCGACGCGCTGGTCCACATCGGCAGCTGA
- a CDS encoding NYN domain-containing protein: MRHAVLVHAGSVARAAFERLAEHLGEEEPPALVRALADWTRPEVEGWLPLLRRRGIAMRHHFRTRESHDPLLAALAVETLTLASDADLEHVYLVGDVGGATPLVDRLRELGVRVTAVGPARTPHDFRSACDDFWDLAEFETDGGHRDVGRHRAQ; encoded by the coding sequence TTGCGTCATGCAGTGCTCGTGCACGCCGGCTCGGTCGCGAGGGCTGCCTTCGAGCGCCTCGCCGAGCACCTCGGCGAGGAGGAGCCCCCGGCCCTGGTCCGGGCCCTGGCCGACTGGACCCGTCCCGAGGTCGAGGGCTGGCTGCCGCTGCTGCGCCGCCGCGGGATCGCCATGCGCCACCACTTCCGCACCCGGGAGAGCCACGACCCGCTGCTCGCAGCACTGGCCGTCGAGACGTTGACGCTTGCGTCCGACGCCGACCTCGAGCACGTCTACCTGGTCGGCGACGTCGGCGGTGCGACACCCCTGGTCGACCGTCTCCGCGAGCTCGGCGTCCGCGTCACTGCCGTCGGGCCGGCACGCACCCCCCACGACTTCCGGTCCGCGTGCGACGACTTCTGGGACCTCGCCGAGTTCGAGACCGACGGCGGTCACCGTGACGTCGGGCGCCACCGCGCCCAGTGA
- a CDS encoding CE1759 family FMN reductase — MTRRLLVVSAGLSEPSSSRLLADQLTDAVRAAVTARGEDVVVDVVEVRELAHDLATMMTTGGMPTPALSRVRDLVSAADAVVAVTPVFGASYSGLFKLFVDALDTDALNGMPVLVAATAGTARHSLVLDHAMRPLFTHYRAVVVPTGVFAATEDFGAAGLAERVGRAAAELAALMVRTEGVEGFAPDPAARPRRSGTGVPDDVTPFERLLRGHSG, encoded by the coding sequence ATGACCCGTCGCCTGCTCGTCGTGAGCGCCGGCCTCTCCGAGCCGTCGTCGTCGCGCCTGCTCGCCGACCAGCTGACGGACGCCGTCCGGGCAGCCGTCACGGCGCGCGGTGAGGACGTGGTCGTCGACGTGGTCGAGGTCCGCGAGCTGGCCCACGACCTGGCCACGATGATGACCACCGGCGGCATGCCGACCCCGGCGCTGTCGCGGGTGCGCGACCTGGTGTCGGCGGCCGACGCCGTCGTCGCGGTGACGCCGGTCTTCGGCGCGAGCTACAGCGGCCTGTTCAAGCTGTTCGTCGACGCGCTCGACACCGACGCGCTCAACGGCATGCCGGTGCTCGTCGCCGCGACCGCGGGTACGGCGCGGCACTCGCTGGTCCTCGACCACGCGATGCGCCCGCTGTTCACCCACTACCGCGCGGTCGTCGTGCCGACCGGCGTCTTCGCCGCGACCGAGGACTTCGGCGCCGCCGGCCTAGCGGAGCGGGTGGGTCGCGCCGCGGCCGAGCTCGCCGCCCTCATGGTCCGCACCGAGGGCGTCGAGGGGTTCGCCCCTGACCCGGCCGCCCGGCCGCGACGTTCGGGTACCGGCGTACCCGACGACGTCACGCCGTTCGAGCGGCTGCTGCGCGGCCACTCCGGCTGA
- a CDS encoding LLM class flavin-dependent oxidoreductase: MQFGIFSVGDITPDPTTGEAPSEGQRIDAMTRAALKAEEVGLDVFATGEHHNPPFVVSSPTTHLGWIAARTERLLLSTSTTLITTNDPVKIAEDYAVLQHLSGGRVDLMMGRGNTGPVYPWFGKDIRDGIDLAVENYHLLRRLWREPVVNWQGRHRTPLHGYTSTPAPLDGTPPFVWHGSIRSTEIAEQAAYYGDGFFHNHIFWNKEHTEQMVKLYRRRFEHYGHGAADQAVVGLGGQVFIGETEAEAKRFFRPYFDNAPVYGHGPSLEDFSAMTPLTVGTVEQVVERTLGFADYVGDYQRQLFLIDHAGLPTDVVLEQIEILGREVVPVLRREFERGRPAHVPSDPPTHATLVAAGPDAAHHQVEPARARISAEEPAV, translated from the coding sequence ATGCAGTTCGGCATCTTCAGCGTCGGTGACATCACCCCCGACCCCACGACCGGCGAGGCGCCGAGCGAGGGGCAGCGCATCGACGCGATGACCCGCGCGGCCCTCAAGGCCGAGGAGGTCGGCCTCGACGTCTTCGCGACCGGCGAGCACCACAACCCGCCCTTCGTCGTGAGCAGCCCGACCACCCATCTGGGCTGGATCGCGGCCCGCACCGAGCGGCTGCTGCTGAGCACCTCCACCACGTTGATCACGACCAACGACCCGGTGAAGATCGCGGAGGACTACGCGGTCCTGCAGCACCTGTCCGGCGGTCGTGTCGACCTGATGATGGGTCGCGGCAACACCGGGCCGGTCTACCCGTGGTTCGGCAAGGACATCCGCGACGGCATCGACCTCGCCGTCGAGAACTACCACCTGCTCCGGCGCCTGTGGCGCGAGCCGGTCGTCAACTGGCAGGGCCGCCACCGCACGCCGCTGCACGGCTACACCTCCACGCCCGCGCCCCTGGACGGCACCCCGCCGTTCGTGTGGCACGGGTCGATCCGGTCCACCGAGATCGCCGAGCAGGCGGCCTACTACGGCGACGGGTTCTTCCACAACCACATCTTCTGGAACAAGGAGCACACCGAGCAGATGGTGAAGCTCTACCGGCGCCGGTTCGAGCACTACGGCCACGGCGCCGCAGACCAGGCGGTCGTGGGCCTCGGGGGCCAGGTGTTCATCGGCGAGACCGAGGCCGAGGCCAAGCGGTTCTTCCGGCCGTACTTCGACAACGCGCCGGTCTACGGCCACGGCCCGTCACTGGAGGACTTCTCCGCGATGACGCCGTTGACCGTCGGCACGGTCGAGCAGGTCGTCGAGCGGACCCTCGGGTTCGCCGACTACGTCGGTGACTACCAGCGGCAGCTGTTCCTCATCGACCATGCCGGCCTGCCCACCGACGTCGTGCTCGAGCAGATCGAGATCCTGGGTCGCGAGGTGGTCCCGGTGCTGCGCCGGGAGTTCGAGCGTGGACGCCCGGCCCACGTGCCCAGCGACCCCCCGACCCACGCGACCCTCGTCGCGGCGGGTCCCGACGCGGCCCACCACCAGGTGGAGCCCGCCCGTGCCCGGATCTCCGCGGAGGAGCCTGCCGTATGA
- a CDS encoding short-chain fatty acid transporter, translating into MLKTISRPLVRLAERWLPSALTFAVVLTLVVALLALLLTDSGPVAVTRAWGDGLIGLLAFMTQMALILLLGHTLAHTGPVRRLLTRAGTVPRTEAQAYGFVVLCAALASLITWGLGLVVGALLAIEVARSGKERGLRLHFPLLVAAGYSGFVVWHMGYSGSGPLAAATPGSFVEEQVGATIPVTETLFSWWNITGAAVTVVVIVLAMAALAPSRDERVVQLPDDAELGAPDTALLETGRDEGPSPAERLDGGRLVTTVLGLALLAYLVTYFAQEGFVLTLDIVNWTFLCLIMLLVGSPAELGGLVVDAARNVGDILLQFPLYAGILGIMTTTGLLTIFADFFVSVSTPATLGLWAFLSGGLINLFVPSGGGQFAVQAPIFLDAADTLGVDPSIVIMAVAYGDQWTNMLQPFWALPVLAIARLRIRDIMGFTAVTLLLTGVVFALTIMLPVWF; encoded by the coding sequence GTGCTCAAGACGATCTCGCGCCCCCTGGTCCGGCTCGCGGAGCGCTGGCTGCCCAGCGCCCTGACGTTCGCCGTTGTGCTGACCCTCGTGGTGGCCCTGCTGGCGCTGCTGCTCACCGACTCCGGTCCGGTGGCCGTGACCCGGGCGTGGGGCGACGGCCTGATCGGGCTGCTCGCGTTCATGACCCAGATGGCGCTGATCCTGCTGCTCGGCCACACCCTCGCCCACACGGGACCGGTACGCCGGCTGCTGACCCGGGCCGGCACGGTGCCCCGGACGGAGGCCCAGGCCTACGGCTTCGTGGTCCTGTGCGCGGCCCTCGCCTCGCTCATTACCTGGGGCCTCGGTCTCGTGGTGGGCGCACTGCTCGCCATCGAGGTCGCGCGGTCGGGCAAGGAGCGCGGCCTGCGGCTCCACTTCCCGCTGCTCGTCGCGGCGGGCTACTCGGGCTTCGTGGTCTGGCACATGGGCTACTCCGGCTCCGGCCCACTGGCGGCGGCCACCCCCGGCAGCTTCGTCGAGGAGCAGGTCGGCGCGACGATCCCCGTCACCGAGACGCTCTTCAGCTGGTGGAACATCACCGGCGCCGCGGTGACCGTGGTGGTCATCGTCCTCGCCATGGCCGCCCTGGCGCCGTCCCGCGACGAACGAGTGGTGCAGCTGCCCGACGACGCCGAGCTCGGCGCCCCCGACACCGCGCTGCTGGAGACCGGCCGCGACGAGGGCCCCTCACCCGCCGAACGGCTGGACGGCGGGCGCCTGGTCACCACGGTGCTCGGGCTCGCGCTGCTGGCCTACCTGGTGACCTACTTCGCCCAGGAGGGGTTCGTCCTCACCCTCGACATCGTCAACTGGACGTTCCTGTGCCTCATCATGCTGCTGGTCGGCTCGCCCGCGGAGCTGGGCGGCCTGGTCGTCGACGCCGCCCGCAACGTGGGCGACATCCTGCTCCAGTTCCCGCTCTACGCCGGGATCCTCGGGATCATGACGACGACCGGCCTGCTGACGATCTTCGCCGACTTCTTCGTCTCGGTCTCCACCCCGGCGACGCTCGGCCTGTGGGCCTTCCTCTCGGGAGGGCTGATCAACCTGTTCGTGCCGAGCGGTGGCGGCCAGTTCGCCGTCCAGGCGCCGATCTTCCTCGACGCCGCGGACACCCTGGGGGTCGACCCGTCCATCGTGATCATGGCGGTGGCCTACGGCGACCAGTGGACCAACATGCTGCAGCCGTTCTGGGCGCTGCCCGTGCTCGCGATCGCGCGACTGCGGATCCGCGACATCATGGGCTTCACCGCGGTCACGCTGCTGCTGACCGGCGTGGTGTTCGCGCTCACCATCATGCTGCCGGTCTGGTTCTGA
- a CDS encoding GlsB/YeaQ/YmgE family stress response membrane protein, with the protein MIGFLVAGLIIGALARLIKPGKQNLGILATLGLGLVGSLIGGIIAQFFGTGSIWELNVIGFVLAVVAAVLLIGVAESVAGKNKTAA; encoded by the coding sequence ATGATTGGTTTCCTCGTCGCCGGCCTGATCATCGGCGCGCTCGCGCGCCTCATCAAGCCCGGCAAGCAGAACCTGGGCATCCTCGCCACCCTCGGCCTGGGCCTCGTGGGCTCACTGATCGGCGGGATCATCGCGCAGTTCTTCGGCACCGGCAGCATCTGGGAGCTGAACGTCATCGGCTTCGTGCTGGCGGTCGTCGCCGCAGTGCTCCTGATCGGTGTCGCGGAGTCGGTGGCCGGCAAGAACAAGACCGCGGCCTGA
- a CDS encoding LysR family transcriptional regulator produces MDPRRVLVFRTVARAGSLSAAARELGWTQPAVSQQLQRLEREVGSPLLLRGPRGVTLTQAGAVLLGRADVLAGELHMAAEELASLSELRGGRVRLVAHPSAVATVVPAALRLLADAHPDVEVSMEEAEPPEAWAAVREGEADLAVAFGYDGPPDEEGDLTWLPLTTEPVELVLPPDHAVAGRRRWTLADLSDDTWIGGCPRCRAHLVACCRDAGFEPRLAHATDDYVAVQALVAAGLGVTMLPRSALTAFRHPEVEVRTSRALGTRHVGLAYRPGAEQVPATAALMDRLIRVTGRVRGRG; encoded by the coding sequence ATGGATCCCCGCCGTGTCCTGGTCTTCCGCACCGTCGCCCGGGCGGGGTCGCTGAGCGCGGCCGCGCGCGAGCTGGGCTGGACCCAGCCCGCGGTCAGCCAGCAGCTGCAGCGCCTCGAGCGCGAGGTCGGCAGCCCGCTGCTGCTGCGCGGACCCCGCGGGGTGACCCTCACCCAGGCCGGCGCCGTGCTGCTCGGTCGGGCCGACGTCCTCGCCGGCGAGCTGCACATGGCCGCCGAGGAGCTCGCCTCGCTCTCCGAGCTGCGTGGCGGGCGGGTGCGGCTCGTCGCCCATCCCTCCGCCGTGGCCACGGTCGTCCCGGCGGCGCTCCGGCTGCTCGCGGACGCCCATCCAGACGTCGAGGTCTCCATGGAGGAGGCGGAGCCGCCGGAGGCCTGGGCAGCCGTCCGCGAGGGCGAGGCGGACCTCGCGGTGGCGTTCGGGTACGACGGCCCGCCGGACGAGGAGGGCGACCTGACCTGGCTGCCGCTGACCACGGAGCCGGTGGAGCTCGTGCTGCCGCCGGACCACGCCGTGGCCGGACGCCGTCGCTGGACCCTCGCCGACCTCTCCGACGACACCTGGATCGGTGGCTGTCCCCGCTGCCGGGCGCACCTGGTCGCCTGCTGCCGGGACGCGGGGTTCGAGCCGCGCCTGGCCCACGCCACCGACGACTACGTCGCGGTGCAGGCTCTCGTGGCCGCCGGGCTCGGGGTGACGATGCTGCCGCGGTCGGCGCTCACGGCCTTCCGCCACCCGGAGGTGGAGGTGCGGACCTCGCGCGCGCTGGGCACCCGGCACGTCGGCCTGGCCTACCGACCGGGCGCCGAGCAGGTGCCCGCCACCGCCGCCCTGATGGACCGTCTGATCCGGGTCACCGGTCGGGTCAGGGGCCGTGGTTAG
- a CDS encoding aspartate/glutamate racemase family protein: protein MRTIGLIGGMSWHSTESYYRIINETVAERRGGHASASIALQSLDFSIIRDCQLTGDWDRAGELLATAARGCVAGGADVVAICTNLMHKVAPAVEAAVDVPLLHIADAVAGVATPRDWDRLGVLGARWVMEETFYAERLARHGIAAVTPEAEDREVVDRVIFDELTQGRVLAESRAAYVGVIERLAEQGAQAVVLGCTEIGLLVKAEDSPLPLICSAEAHARALAEVALEAPTPA, encoded by the coding sequence ATGCGCACCATCGGACTCATCGGCGGCATGAGCTGGCACTCGACCGAGAGCTACTACCGCATCATCAACGAGACCGTTGCCGAGCGGCGTGGCGGCCACGCCTCGGCGTCGATCGCGCTGCAGTCGCTGGACTTCTCGATCATCCGCGACTGCCAGCTGACCGGGGATTGGGACCGAGCGGGCGAGCTCCTCGCCACCGCGGCCCGCGGCTGTGTCGCCGGCGGGGCCGACGTCGTCGCGATCTGCACCAACCTCATGCACAAGGTCGCGCCCGCGGTCGAGGCGGCGGTCGACGTGCCGCTCCTGCACATCGCCGACGCGGTCGCCGGTGTCGCCACCCCTCGCGACTGGGACCGGCTCGGTGTCCTCGGCGCACGGTGGGTGATGGAGGAGACCTTCTACGCCGAGCGGCTGGCCCGTCACGGGATCGCCGCGGTCACCCCGGAGGCGGAGGACCGCGAGGTGGTCGACCGGGTGATCTTCGACGAGCTGACGCAGGGCCGGGTGCTGGCGGAGTCGCGCGCGGCGTACGTCGGGGTCATCGAGCGGCTCGCCGAGCAGGGCGCCCAGGCGGTGGTGCTGGGGTGCACCGAGATCGGTCTGCTGGTCAAGGCCGAGGACAGCCCGCTGCCCCTGATCTGCTCCGCCGAGGCCCATGCCCGGGCGCTCGCCGAGGTCGCCCTCGAGGCCCCGACCCCTGCCTGA
- a CDS encoding dihydrofolate reductase family protein yields MRTLAITQNLTLDGRIEMLGDWFDQQQQGAPDQADMLAEQHRQAAANDALLLGRHTFLAFRGYWRDLTDDSTGIADHLNTIDKYVVSSTLTEPDWSGTTVVAEDPVAAVHRLKQEPGGHIVCTGSIQLTHRLIEAGLVDEYRLFTYPVAQGAGRRLFPEGHSTSGLRVAEATAFGSGVGYQRWVAA; encoded by the coding sequence ATGCGGACCCTGGCCATCACGCAGAACCTCACCCTCGACGGACGCATCGAGATGCTCGGCGACTGGTTCGACCAGCAGCAGCAGGGCGCCCCCGACCAGGCGGACATGCTCGCCGAGCAACACCGGCAGGCCGCGGCCAACGACGCCCTGCTCCTCGGTCGGCACACCTTCCTCGCCTTCCGCGGCTACTGGCGCGACCTCACCGACGACAGCACGGGGATCGCCGACCACCTCAACACGATCGACAAGTACGTCGTCTCCTCGACACTCACCGAGCCGGACTGGTCGGGAACCACCGTCGTGGCCGAGGACCCGGTCGCGGCCGTGCACCGCCTCAAGCAGGAGCCGGGTGGGCACATCGTGTGCACCGGATCGATCCAGCTCACGCACCGCCTCATCGAAGCGGGCCTCGTCGACGAGTACCGGTTGTTCACCTACCCCGTCGCGCAGGGGGCCGGCCGTCGGCTGTTCCCCGAGGGGCACTCCACCTCGGGGTTGCGCGTCGCCGAGGCGACCGCCTTCGGATCCGGGGTGGGTTACCAGCGGTGGGTGGCGGCCTAG
- a CDS encoding cupin domain-containing protein encodes MAATLSPGMQWPGRLRIGTMAIMSLPNPLHRPYPDDVYGGSDGEVNAWLRPDGTEPDITFSSGGTCEYLATGDQTGGLYGLYRWSFGEQESGPDPHFHRSITESFYVLEGRVRLFDGHDWVTARAGDFLHVPEGGIHGFRGGDHARMLLLFTPGGPREDYFETLASLGHGATMTDDERAAFMLQHDTHWV; translated from the coding sequence ATGGCGGCCACGCTATCCCCCGGAATGCAGTGGCCGGGCCGGCTGCGCATCGGCACGATGGCCATCATGTCCCTCCCCAACCCCCTGCACCGGCCCTACCCGGACGATGTCTACGGCGGCTCGGACGGCGAGGTCAACGCCTGGCTGCGGCCGGACGGGACCGAGCCCGACATCACCTTCAGCAGCGGCGGCACCTGTGAGTACCTCGCGACCGGGGACCAGACCGGCGGGCTCTACGGCCTCTACCGCTGGAGCTTCGGCGAGCAGGAGTCGGGCCCCGACCCGCACTTCCACCGCTCGATCACCGAGTCCTTCTACGTGCTCGAGGGCAGGGTGCGGCTCTTCGACGGCCACGACTGGGTGACCGCGCGGGCCGGTGACTTCCTGCACGTGCCCGAGGGCGGGATCCACGGCTTCCGTGGGGGCGACCACGCGCGGATGCTGCTGCTGTTCACCCCCGGCGGGCCGCGCGAGGACTACTTCGAGACCCTCGCCTCGCTCGGCCACGGCGCGACCATGACCGACGACGAGCGGGCCGCCTTCATGCTCCAGCACGACACCCACTGGGTGTGA
- a CDS encoding aldo/keto reductase: MEIPHHVLNDGREIPAIGFGTYPLTGQECIDAVASAIEVGYRLIDTAVNYGNEEEVGEAVRRSGVPRDELFVTSKLPGRHHAYDDAIRSTKESLQRLGLDHLDLHLIHWPNPSRGLYPEAWRALVDLQREGLVRSLGVSNFTGEHLRRVIDETGVTPAVNQVELHPWFPQQEMRKTHLELGVVTESWSPLGKRQAPFDEPPVAAAARTHGVTPGQVVLRWQVQVGALPIPKSATPARQRENLDVFGFELTEDEVSAITGLGRPDGRLFGGDPDTHEEM; the protein is encoded by the coding sequence ATGGAGATCCCTCACCACGTGCTCAACGACGGACGCGAGATCCCCGCCATCGGGTTCGGCACCTACCCGCTCACCGGGCAGGAGTGCATCGACGCGGTGGCCTCCGCGATCGAGGTCGGCTACCGGCTGATCGACACGGCGGTCAACTACGGCAACGAGGAGGAGGTCGGTGAGGCGGTCCGCCGGTCCGGGGTGCCCCGGGACGAGCTGTTCGTGACCAGCAAGCTGCCGGGCCGCCATCACGCGTACGACGACGCCATCCGCTCCACGAAGGAGTCGCTGCAGCGGCTCGGGCTCGACCACCTCGACCTGCACCTGATCCACTGGCCCAACCCGAGCCGCGGGCTCTACCCGGAGGCCTGGCGCGCCCTGGTCGACCTGCAGCGCGAGGGCCTCGTGCGCTCGCTCGGCGTCTCGAACTTCACCGGCGAGCACCTGCGCCGGGTGATCGACGAGACCGGCGTGACGCCGGCGGTGAACCAGGTCGAGCTCCACCCCTGGTTCCCCCAGCAGGAGATGAGGAAGACCCACCTCGAGCTCGGCGTCGTCACGGAGTCGTGGAGCCCCCTGGGCAAGCGGCAGGCGCCCTTCGACGAGCCACCGGTGGCCGCGGCTGCCCGAACACACGGCGTCACCCCCGGGCAGGTCGTCCTGCGCTGGCAGGTGCAGGTGGGCGCGCTGCCGATCCCCAAGTCCGCGACCCCCGCCCGGCAGCGGGAGAACCTGGACGTCTTCGGCTTCGAGCTGACCGAGGACGAGGTCTCCGCGATCACCGGGCTCGGCCGCCCCGACGGTCGGCTGTTCGGCGGCGACCCCGACACCCACGAGGAGATGTAG
- the speB gene encoding agmatinase yields MARYGAQFGPDVTFLGVERCDLDDEATYADADVVVVGAPFDGGTSHRPGTRFGPQAIRTTDYLGHDGSRPSLALRTDGLRDLRVLDAGDVEMPPGDIERALGALEAAVEKVARAGAIPVVLGGDHSIAFPDAKGVANVLGHGRVSMIHFDAHADTGDIEFGSLWGHGQPMRRLIESGALRGDRFLQVGLRGYWPGPETLDWMAAQSMRSYEMTEIGHRGLEACLTEAFAIATDECDGVFLSVDIDVCDPGHAPGTGTPEPGGLSARELLDAVRRICLELPVVGVDVVEVSPPYDHADITAALANRVVLEALSAIARKRRDERDGTAWEPGRPLLDR; encoded by the coding sequence GTGGCCCGGTACGGCGCGCAGTTCGGCCCCGACGTCACCTTCCTCGGCGTCGAGCGCTGTGACCTCGACGACGAGGCGACGTACGCCGACGCCGACGTGGTCGTCGTCGGCGCCCCCTTCGACGGCGGCACCTCGCACCGGCCGGGCACCCGCTTCGGCCCGCAGGCGATCCGGACCACCGACTACCTCGGTCACGACGGGTCGCGCCCGAGCCTGGCCCTGCGCACCGACGGGCTGCGGGACCTGCGCGTCCTCGACGCCGGCGACGTGGAGATGCCGCCGGGCGACATCGAGCGGGCGCTGGGTGCGCTGGAGGCCGCGGTGGAGAAGGTCGCCCGGGCCGGCGCGATCCCGGTGGTGCTCGGCGGCGACCACTCGATCGCCTTTCCCGACGCCAAGGGCGTCGCCAACGTGCTGGGCCACGGCCGGGTCTCGATGATCCACTTCGACGCCCACGCCGACACCGGCGACATCGAGTTCGGCTCGCTGTGGGGGCATGGCCAGCCGATGCGGCGGCTCATCGAGTCCGGGGCGCTGCGCGGCGACCGGTTCCTCCAGGTGGGGCTGCGCGGCTACTGGCCCGGCCCCGAGACGCTGGACTGGATGGCGGCGCAGTCGATGCGGTCCTACGAGATGACCGAGATCGGCCACCGGGGTCTCGAGGCCTGCCTGACCGAGGCCTTCGCCATCGCCACCGACGAGTGCGACGGGGTCTTCCTCTCCGTCGACATCGACGTCTGCGACCCCGGCCACGCTCCCGGAACCGGCACCCCCGAGCCCGGGGGGCTGTCGGCCCGCGAGCTCCTCGACGCCGTACGCCGGATCTGCCTGGAGCTCCCCGTGGTCGGCGTCGACGTGGTCGAGGTGTCCCCGCCCTACGACCACGCCGACATCACCGCGGCGCTGGCCAACCGGGTCGTGCTGGAGGCGTTGTCGGCCATCGCCCGCAAGCGGCGCGACGAGCGCGACGGCACGGCCTGGGAGCCGGGCCGGCCGCTGCTCGACCGCTGA